In Meiothermus ruber DSM 1279, the following proteins share a genomic window:
- the glmM gene encoding phosphoglucosamine mutase: protein MERKYFGTDGVRGVAGEPPLTPEFVLKLGQAAGAFFKSTVKRPVILLGKDTRQSCDMLEAALAAGLMSQGVQVEHLGVLPTPGVAYLTKALEATAGVMISASHNPYQDNGIKFFSAAGDKLPDQAESEIEGLLEREFKTDGIGTVSDFREAERMYLDFLSSKGSSLEGLKVALDTANGATYRLAHRLFQRLGAEVFVMFNTPDGRNINKGCGSTHPEFLRQQVVEMGFDLGVAFDGDGDRAILVDRQGREFHGDHVLYLNALVRREPGVVGTLMSNMGLEVKLREAGINFYRTAVGDRYVYEKLKASALTLGGEQSGHVLFLDHAPTGDGMLTAILTLKAMRESGRDLSEWYEALPMYPQILKNVRVSDKQKVMQQPELHQAIQEAEQKLSGQGRVNVRPSGTEPLVRVMVEGPAELIEPVSSELVALVERLGSAS from the coding sequence ATGGAACGTAAATACTTTGGAACCGACGGGGTGCGGGGCGTGGCCGGGGAGCCACCGCTGACGCCCGAGTTTGTGCTCAAGCTGGGCCAGGCAGCAGGGGCGTTCTTTAAAAGCACGGTCAAGCGGCCGGTAATTTTGCTGGGCAAAGACACCCGCCAGTCCTGCGACATGCTCGAGGCTGCCCTGGCCGCGGGCCTGATGTCCCAGGGCGTGCAGGTCGAACACCTGGGGGTGCTGCCCACCCCGGGGGTGGCCTACCTGACCAAGGCCCTGGAGGCCACCGCCGGCGTGATGATCTCCGCCAGCCACAACCCCTACCAGGACAACGGCATCAAGTTTTTTAGCGCTGCGGGCGACAAGCTGCCCGACCAGGCTGAAAGCGAGATCGAGGGCCTGCTGGAACGCGAGTTCAAGACCGATGGCATCGGCACGGTCTCCGACTTCCGCGAGGCCGAGCGGATGTACCTGGACTTCCTGTCTTCCAAAGGAAGCAGCCTGGAAGGGCTCAAGGTGGCCCTCGACACCGCCAACGGGGCCACCTATCGCCTGGCCCATCGGCTATTCCAGCGGCTGGGGGCCGAGGTGTTCGTGATGTTCAACACCCCCGATGGGCGCAACATCAACAAAGGCTGCGGTTCGACCCACCCTGAGTTTTTGCGCCAGCAGGTGGTGGAGATGGGCTTTGACCTGGGGGTGGCCTTCGACGGCGACGGCGACCGGGCCATCCTGGTAGACCGGCAGGGGCGCGAGTTTCACGGCGACCACGTGCTCTACCTGAACGCCCTGGTACGACGCGAGCCGGGGGTGGTGGGCACCCTGATGAGCAACATGGGCCTCGAGGTCAAACTGCGCGAGGCCGGCATCAACTTCTACCGCACCGCGGTGGGCGACCGCTACGTCTATGAGAAACTCAAGGCCTCGGCCCTGACCCTGGGCGGGGAGCAGAGCGGCCACGTGCTCTTCCTCGACCACGCCCCCACCGGCGACGGCATGCTCACGGCCATCCTGACCCTGAAGGCCATGCGCGAGTCCGGGCGCGACCTTTCCGAGTGGTACGAGGCCCTGCCCATGTACCCGCAGATTCTGAAGAATGTGCGGGTCTCGGATAAACAAAAGGTCATGCAGCAGCCCGAGCTGCACCAGGCCATCCAGGAGGCCGAGCAAAAGCTATCGGGCCAGGGGCGGGTCAACGTGCGCCCCTCCGGCACCGAGCCGCTGGTGCGGGTGATGGTGGAAGGCCCCGCCGAACTGATCGAGCCGGTTTCCTCGGAACTGGTAGCGCTGGTAGAGCGCCTGGGAAGCGCCAGCTAG
- the trmFO gene encoding methylenetetrahydrofolate--tRNA-(uracil(54)-C(5))-methyltransferase (FADH(2)-oxidizing) TrmFO yields MMKVHVIGAGLSGAEAAFTAARLGAQVRLYEMRPRRMTPAHQTGHFAELVCSNSLGGEGETNAKGLLQAELRAAGSLVMQAADHNRVPAGGALAVEREGFSQEITRRLEAHPNIEVVREELTRIPPDGITVLATGPLTSDALAEHLRALLGDEFLGFYDAAAPVVLGESINMEVVYRAGRYGQSADYLNCPLNEEQYRRFYEVLSQARKHTPHEWEKLEFFEGCMPIEEIARRGFDTPRFGPMKPVGLPDPRTGQEPYAVVQLRAEDRRGQMWSLVGFQTGLKWGDQKLVVQSIPGLENAEIVRYGVMHRNTYLCAPRLIEPTLQFRAHPNLLVSGVLCGVEGYLESAATGFLAGLNAARLAQGQEALVPPEATMLGGLVRYLASANPDNFQPMNANWGLVPAEVGKGKKSEKRARMFHRGLAEFRAWLARSVGLVSEEILAG; encoded by the coding sequence CACTTTGCTGAGTTGGTCTGCTCCAATAGCCTGGGGGGTGAGGGCGAGACCAACGCAAAAGGCTTGTTGCAGGCTGAGCTGCGGGCTGCCGGCTCGCTAGTGATGCAGGCTGCCGACCACAACCGGGTTCCGGCGGGCGGGGCGCTGGCGGTAGAGCGGGAAGGGTTTTCGCAGGAGATTACCCGGCGGCTCGAGGCCCATCCGAACATTGAGGTGGTGCGGGAAGAGCTAACGAGGATTCCTCCGGACGGCATTACCGTGCTGGCGACCGGCCCGCTCACCTCCGATGCCCTCGCGGAGCACCTGCGCGCGCTGCTGGGCGATGAATTCCTGGGGTTCTACGATGCCGCCGCGCCGGTGGTGCTGGGCGAGAGCATCAACATGGAAGTGGTCTACCGGGCCGGGCGGTACGGCCAGAGCGCCGACTATTTGAACTGCCCCCTCAACGAGGAGCAGTACCGCCGGTTTTACGAGGTGCTAAGCCAGGCCCGCAAGCACACCCCCCACGAGTGGGAGAAGCTCGAGTTCTTCGAGGGCTGCATGCCCATCGAGGAAATTGCCCGCCGCGGCTTCGACACCCCGCGCTTTGGCCCCATGAAGCCGGTGGGCCTGCCCGACCCCCGAACCGGCCAGGAGCCCTACGCCGTGGTGCAGCTGCGGGCCGAGGATCGGCGCGGCCAGATGTGGAGCCTGGTGGGCTTCCAGACCGGATTGAAGTGGGGCGACCAGAAGCTGGTGGTGCAGAGCATACCGGGCCTGGAGAACGCCGAGATCGTGCGCTACGGGGTGATGCACCGCAACACCTACCTGTGCGCCCCCCGGCTGATTGAACCGACCCTGCAGTTCCGGGCGCACCCGAACCTGCTGGTAAGCGGGGTGCTGTGCGGGGTGGAGGGTTACCTCGAGTCCGCAGCCACCGGCTTTCTGGCCGGCCTCAACGCGGCCCGGCTGGCCCAGGGTCAGGAAGCCCTGGTTCCACCCGAAGCGACGATGCTGGGCGGCCTGGTGCGGTACCTGGCCAGCGCCAACCCCGACAACTTCCAGCCTATGAACGCCAACTGGGGGCTGGTGCCCGCCGAGGTCGGCAAGGGCAAAAAGTCCGAGAAACGGGCCCGGATGTTCCACCGGGGCCTGGCCGAGTTTCGGGCCTGGCTGGCCCGGTCGGTGGGCCTGGTTAGCGAGGAAATACTGGCAGGTTGA